A stretch of the Pan paniscus chromosome 2, NHGRI_mPanPan1-v2.0_pri, whole genome shotgun sequence genome encodes the following:
- the HRH1 gene encoding histamine H1 receptor, translated as MSLPNSSCLLEDKMCEGNKTTMASPQLMPLVVVLSTICLVTVGLNLLVLYAVRSERKLHTVGNLYIVSLSVADLIVGAVVMPMNILYLLMSKWSLGRPLCLFWLSMDYVASTASIFSVFILCIDRYRSVQQPLRYLKYRTKTRASATILGAWFLSFLWVIPILGWNHFMQQTSVRREDKCETDFYDVTWFKVMTAIINFYLPTLLMLWFYAKIYKAVRQHCQHRELINGSLPSFSEIKLRPENPKGDAKKPGKESPWEVLKRKPKDAGGGSVLKSPSQTPKEMKSPVVFSQEDDREVDKLHCFPLDIVHMQTAAEGSSRDYVAVNQSHGQLKTDEQGLNTHGASEISEDQMLGDSQSFSRTDSDTTTETAPGKGKLRSGSNTGLDYIKFTWKRLRSHSRQYVSGLHMNRERKAAKQLGFIMAAFILCWIPYFIFFMVIAFCKNCCNEHLHMFTIWLGYINSTLNPLIYPLCNENFKKTFKRILHIRS; from the coding sequence ATGAGCCTCCCCAATTCCTCCTGCCTCTTAGAAGACAAGATGTGTGAGGGCAACAAGACCACTATGGCCAGCCCCCAGCTGATGCCCCTGGTGGTGGTCCTGAGCACTATCTGCTTGGTCACAGTAGGGCTCAACCTGCTGGTGCTGTATGCTGTACGGAGTGAGCGGAAGCTCCACACTGTGGGGAACCTGTACATCGTCAGCCTCTCGGTGGCGGACCTGATCGTGGGTGCCGTCGTCATGCCTATGAACATCCTCTACCTGCTCATGTCCAAGTGGTCACTGGGCCGTCCTCTCTGCCTCTTTTGGCTTTCCATGGACTATGTGGCCAGCACAGCGTCCATTTTCAGTGTCTTCATCCTGTGCATTGATCGCTACCGCTCTGTCCAGCAGCCCCTCAGGTACCTTAAGTATCGTACCAAGACCCGAGCCTCGGCCACCATTTTGGGGGCCtggtttctctcttttctgtggGTTATTCCCATTCTAGGCTGGAATCACTTCATGCAGCAGACCTCGGTGCGCCGAGAGGACAAGTGTGAGACAGACTTCTATGATGTCACCTGGTTCAAGGTCATGACTGCCATCATCAACTTCTACCTGCCCACCTTGCTCATGCTCTGGTTCTATGCCAAGATCTACAAGGCCGTACGACAACACTGCCAGCACCGCGAGCTCATCAATgggtccctcccttccttctcagaAATtaagctgaggccagagaaccCCAAGGGGGATGCCAAGAAACCAGGGAAGGAGTCTCCCTGGGAGGTTCTGAAAAGGAAGCCAAAAGATGCTGGTGGTGGATCTGTCTTGAAGTCACCATCCCAAACCCCCAAGGAGATGAAATCCCCAGTTGTCTTCAGCCAAGAGGATGATAGAGAAGTAGACAAACTCCACTGCTTTCCACTTGATATTGTGCACATGCAGACTGCGGCAGAGGGGAGTAGCAGGGACTATGTAGCCGTCAACCAGAGCCATGGCCAGCTCAAGACAGATGAGCAGGGCCTGAACACACATGGGGCCAGCGAGATATCAGAGGATCAGATGTTAGGTGATAGCCAATCCTTCTCTCGAACAGACTCAGATACCACCACAGAGACAGCACCAGGCAAAGGCAAATTGAGGAGTGGGTCTAACACAGGCCTGGATTACATCAAGTTTACTTGGAAGAGGCTCCGCTCGCATTCAAGACAGTATGTATCTGGGTTGCACATGAACCGCGAAAGGAAGGCCGCCAAACAGTTGGGTTTTATCATGGCAGCCTTCATCCTCTGCTGGATCCCTTATTTCATCTTCTTCATGGTCATTGCCTTCTGCAAGAAttgttgcaatgaacatttgcacaTGTTCACCATCTGGCTGGGCTACATCAACTCCACACTGAACCCCCTCATCTACCCCTTGTGCAATGAGAACTTCAAGAAGACATTCAAGAGAATTCTGCATATTCGCTCCTAA